One genomic window of Verrucomicrobiota bacterium includes the following:
- a CDS encoding DUF1559 domain-containing protein: MKPQLHGSQPGREQHSLGFTLIELLVVIAIIALLAGMLLPALAQAKEKGRRAKCINNMKQMGLGWLMYNGDFDGRLPRNPDGGAAGSPGNRGWVRGWLDCQNSTPDNTNTDYLIGQSQVTNGSIGYGYVVSAEVYKCPSDRSQDSAFGKNLVRSVSMNSWVNPGRGFGAPDFAPAFESYRRDVDFVKRKPQDAFVFLDEREDSRNDGWFWVSSRGYGATPVPADYLIVDFPGSYHVKASVLSFADGHVEMHRWVDPRTTPPVRFRQLLPLFQASPNNLDVAWMQEHATSP; this comes from the coding sequence ATGAAACCGCAACTTCACGGTTCACAGCCCGGACGCGAACAACATTCGCTTGGGTTCACGCTCATCGAATTGCTCGTGGTCATCGCAATCATCGCCCTGCTTGCCGGGATGTTGCTGCCCGCATTGGCGCAAGCCAAGGAGAAGGGCCGACGCGCAAAGTGCATCAACAACATGAAGCAGATGGGACTCGGTTGGCTGATGTATAATGGGGATTTTGACGGGCGCCTGCCGCGGAACCCGGACGGCGGCGCCGCCGGGTCACCGGGGAATCGTGGCTGGGTCCGCGGCTGGCTCGACTGCCAGAACTCGACACCGGATAACACGAACACTGACTACCTGATAGGGCAGTCACAAGTGACCAACGGCTCCATCGGCTACGGTTACGTGGTGAGCGCCGAGGTTTACAAGTGCCCGTCGGACCGCAGTCAGGACAGCGCCTTCGGGAAGAACCTCGTGCGGTCGGTTTCGATGAACAGTTGGGTGAACCCCGGACGCGGGTTTGGCGCGCCGGACTTCGCTCCCGCCTTTGAGAGCTACCGGCGCGACGTCGACTTCGTCAAACGCAAGCCGCAGGACGCCTTTGTGTTCCTGGACGAGCGCGAAGACAGCCGCAACGACGGGTGGTTCTGGGTTTCGAGCCGCGGCTACGGCGCGACGCCCGTTCCCGCTGATTACTTGATCGTGGATTTTCCCGGGTCTTACCACGTGAAGGCCTCCGTCTTGTCCTTTGCCGACGGCCACGTGGAAATGCACCGCTGGGTGGACCCGCGGACGACGCCACCCGTGAGATTTCGTCAGTTGCTTCCGCTGTTTCAGGCGTCGCCAAACAACCTCGACGTGGCTTGGATGCAGGAGCACGCGACGTCGCCGTGA
- the ilvB gene encoding biosynthetic-type acetolactate synthase large subunit, which translates to MSKTAQTAQSRAPKAVRRPADAREVGPARFGRDILVEALEREGVEVIFAYPGGASMEIHQSLTHSAKIRTILPRHEQGGSFAAEGYARATGKAGVCMGTSGPGATNLVTAIADAYMDSCPLVAITGQVPQAMIGRGGFQETDMIGLTLPIVKHSYLVTDINDIPRVVKEAFYIAQTGRPGPVVIDLPKNIQQQKAQPVWLTFDEMKAGLRGYRQPDLRADEVALQEILGLIEKAERPVLYCGGGIITSGAAGELRKFAEATQIPVTTTLMGVGAFPETHPLSLRWLGMHGAAYANWAVNGEYQQRKSPAEPMIKLQDGADLLLAFGVRFDDRVTGKFEEFCKHGTIVHVDIDASELNKNRRAHLPVVGDIRDTLRRLNAHITRRPPARTYAAWHKRIAEWKSRAPFQYAVTPEIVQSDHMKDHLKGQEDQVILPQMAIEMLWELTQGEAIITTGVGQHQMWSGQWYRYNFPRQFITSAGLGAMGFGYPAALGAKVACPDKQVIDIDGDGSFLMNIQELATAHVEKIAAKAIILNNQHLGMVVQWEDNFYAGNRGHTYLGNPDDRAQIYPDYVRVANSFNVPAERVMFRRDLRAALQRMLDAKTAYVLDVVTPYSEHVLPFIPASRTVADMIWK; encoded by the coding sequence ATGAGCAAGACCGCCCAAACCGCCCAGTCCCGCGCGCCCAAGGCCGTGCGCCGGCCGGCAGACGCACGCGAGGTCGGCCCCGCCAGGTTCGGCCGCGACATCCTCGTCGAAGCCCTCGAGCGCGAGGGGGTCGAGGTCATCTTCGCGTATCCCGGCGGCGCGAGCATGGAAATCCACCAGTCGCTGACGCATTCGGCGAAGATTCGCACCATCCTGCCGCGGCACGAGCAGGGCGGCAGCTTCGCGGCCGAGGGTTACGCTCGGGCGACGGGCAAGGCCGGCGTCTGCATGGGCACGAGCGGTCCCGGTGCGACCAACCTCGTCACCGCCATCGCGGACGCCTACATGGATTCCTGTCCGCTGGTCGCCATCACCGGCCAGGTGCCGCAGGCGATGATCGGCCGCGGCGGTTTTCAGGAGACGGACATGATCGGCCTCACGCTGCCGATCGTGAAGCATTCGTATCTCGTCACCGACATCAACGACATCCCGCGCGTCGTGAAGGAGGCGTTTTACATCGCGCAGACGGGGCGCCCCGGCCCGGTGGTGATCGACCTGCCCAAGAACATCCAGCAACAGAAAGCCCAGCCCGTGTGGCTGACCTTTGACGAGATGAAGGCGGGCCTGCGGGGCTACCGGCAGCCCGACCTGCGCGCCGACGAGGTCGCGTTGCAGGAGATCCTCGGCCTCATCGAAAAGGCCGAGCGACCCGTGCTCTATTGCGGCGGCGGCATCATCACGAGCGGCGCGGCCGGCGAACTCCGGAAGTTTGCCGAGGCCACGCAAATCCCCGTGACCACCACGCTCATGGGCGTGGGCGCGTTCCCGGAGACGCACCCGCTCTCGTTGCGCTGGCTTGGAATGCACGGCGCCGCCTACGCGAACTGGGCGGTGAACGGCGAATACCAGCAACGCAAGAGTCCCGCCGAGCCGATGATCAAGCTCCAGGATGGCGCGGACCTGCTGCTGGCGTTTGGCGTGCGTTTCGATGACCGCGTCACCGGCAAGTTCGAGGAGTTCTGCAAGCACGGCACGATCGTGCACGTGGACATCGACGCCTCGGAACTCAACAAGAACCGCCGCGCGCACCTGCCCGTCGTCGGCGACATTCGCGACACCTTGCGCCGGTTGAACGCGCACATCACGCGCCGGCCGCCGGCCAGGACCTACGCCGCGTGGCACAAGCGGATCGCCGAGTGGAAGTCGCGCGCGCCGTTCCAATACGCCGTCACCCCCGAGATCGTGCAGAGCGACCACATGAAGGACCATCTTAAGGGACAGGAAGACCAGGTCATCCTCCCGCAGATGGCCATCGAGATGCTGTGGGAACTCACGCAAGGCGAAGCCATCATCACCACCGGCGTGGGACAGCACCAGATGTGGTCGGGCCAGTGGTATCGCTACAACTTTCCGAGGCAGTTCATCACGAGCGCCGGGCTCGGCGCGATGGGCTTCGGCTACCCGGCGGCGCTCGGCGCAAAGGTCGCCTGCCCCGACAAGCAGGTCATTGACATCGACGGCGACGGTTCGTTCCTGATGAACATTCAGGAACTCGCCACGGCGCACGTCGAGAAGATCGCCGCCAAGGCCATCATCCTGAACAACCAACACCTCGGCATGGTCGTGCAATGGGAGGACAACTTCTACGCCGGCAACCGCGGCCACACCTACCTCGGCAACCCTGACGACCGCGCGCAGATTTATCCCGACTACGTGCGCGTGGCCAACTCCTTCAACGTCCCCGCCGAGCGTGTCATGTTCCGACGCGACCTGCGCGCCGCACTCCAGCGGATGCTCGATGCGAAGACCGCCTATGTGCTCGACGTCGTGACGCCTTACAGCGAGCACGTGCTGCCCTTCATCCCCGCGAGCCGCACGGTGGCGGACATGATTTGGAAGTAG